The Streptomyces sp. NBC_00224 genome has a window encoding:
- the paaD gene encoding 1,2-phenylacetyl-CoA epoxidase subunit PaaD: MVTGTAAATADMTPLEQELARLAGSVPDPELPVLTLEELGVLRGVHLESTGKVTVQLTPTYTGCPAVEAMTADIEQVLHENGIPDVSVVRVLSPAWSTDDISAEGRRKLAEFGIAPPRPHTAEGPVALTLSVRCPHCGSTDTELLSRFSSTACKALRRCVACREPFDHFKEL; this comes from the coding sequence ATGGTGACCGGCACGGCCGCGGCCACGGCCGACATGACACCGCTGGAACAGGAACTGGCCCGGCTCGCCGGATCGGTCCCCGACCCCGAACTGCCCGTGCTCACCCTGGAGGAACTCGGCGTGCTGCGCGGAGTCCACCTGGAGAGCACCGGCAAGGTCACCGTCCAGCTGACCCCCACGTACACCGGCTGCCCCGCCGTAGAAGCGATGACCGCCGACATCGAACAGGTACTGCACGAGAACGGGATCCCGGACGTCTCGGTCGTCCGGGTGCTCTCCCCCGCCTGGTCGACCGACGACATCAGCGCCGAAGGCCGCCGCAAACTGGCGGAGTTCGGGATAGCGCCGCCCCGGCCCCACACCGCCGAGGGCCCCGTCGCCCTCACCCTCTCCGTGCGCTGCCCCCACTGCGGCTCCACCGACACCGAGCTGCTGAGCCGGTTCTCCTCCACGGCATGCAAGGCGCTGCGCCGCTGCGTGGCTTGCCGCGAACCGTTCGACCACTTCAAGGAGTTGTAG
- a CDS encoding 2Fe-2S iron-sulfur cluster-binding protein gives MFHPLRVSEVERLTDDSVTVTFDVPPDLREAYRHRPGQHLALRRTVQGEEIRRTYSICAPAVEQPDTPVLRVGIRLVEGGEFSTYAFKELTVGDVVDVMEPMGRFILEPRAGYFVAVVGGSGITPVLSIATTLLEREPEARFCLIRSDRTVSSTMFLEETADLKDRFPDRFQLVTALSREEQQSGLPSGRLDQERLTALLPALLPVDEVDGWYLCGPFGLVQGAERALRELGVARGRIHEEIFHVDEAPVKSTAAASAPAHATLTATLHGRSGTWPVQDGEKLLDTVLRARSDAPYACKGGVCGTCRAFLVAGEVRMDRNFALEEDETEAGYVLACQSHPATKEVELDFDR, from the coding sequence ATGTTCCATCCACTCCGGGTGAGCGAGGTCGAACGGCTCACGGACGACTCGGTGACCGTCACCTTCGACGTGCCGCCGGACCTGCGCGAGGCCTACCGGCACCGCCCCGGCCAGCACCTCGCGCTGCGCCGCACGGTGCAGGGCGAGGAGATCCGCCGCACCTACTCGATCTGCGCGCCCGCCGTGGAACAGCCGGACACACCCGTCCTGCGCGTCGGCATCCGCCTCGTCGAAGGCGGCGAGTTCTCCACGTACGCCTTCAAGGAACTCACCGTCGGCGACGTCGTCGACGTCATGGAGCCGATGGGCCGCTTCATCCTGGAGCCCCGCGCCGGATACTTCGTGGCCGTCGTCGGCGGCAGCGGCATCACCCCGGTGCTGTCGATCGCCACGACCCTGCTGGAGCGGGAGCCCGAAGCCCGCTTCTGCCTGATACGCAGCGACCGCACGGTGTCGTCCACCATGTTCCTGGAGGAGACGGCCGACCTGAAGGACCGCTTCCCCGACCGGTTCCAGCTCGTCACCGCGCTCTCCCGGGAAGAGCAGCAGTCCGGACTGCCCTCCGGACGGCTCGACCAGGAACGGCTGACGGCCCTGCTGCCCGCGCTGCTCCCTGTCGATGAGGTCGACGGCTGGTACCTGTGCGGACCGTTCGGCCTGGTCCAGGGCGCCGAGCGAGCCCTGCGCGAACTGGGCGTCGCACGCGGCCGCATCCACGAGGAGATCTTCCACGTCGACGAAGCCCCCGTGAAGAGCACCGCGGCGGCCTCGGCCCCGGCGCACGCCACGCTGACCGCGACGCTCCACGGTCGCTCCGGCACCTGGCCGGTCCAGGACGGCGAGAAGCTCCTGGACACGGTGCTGCGAGCCCGCTCCGACGCCCCATACGCCTGCAAGGGCGGGGTGTGCGGCACCTGCCGTGCGTTCCTGGTCGCGGGCGAGGTGCGGATGGACCGCAACTTCGCCCTGGAGGAAGACGAGACCGAGGCGGGCTACGTACTGGCCTGCCAGTCCCACCCGGCGACGAAGGAAGTGGAGCTGGACTTCGATCGGTGA
- a CDS encoding acyl-CoA dehydrogenase family protein, translating into MDFTFTEEQQAAVEAAKAVFSGVVPDAVPSPALTQGVVAEEFDRPLWAKLAESDLLSLVIDPQYGGAGLDPIALCLVLRESAKVLARVPLLESSAVAMAVQRYGDAELARELLPAAGRGELVFTVAANGRTGHDPAELAVTARPESADGGSWVLDGVQTGVPWAQNADLIAVPAHTGEGRAVLALIPRVHDGITLAEQISTSGERFAEVRLDSVRIEARAVITAEGAWEWLRELLTTGTCALALGLGTGVLAMTSEYTGKREQFGFPIATFQAVAVQAADRYIDLRAMEATLWQAAWRISTGAGGALPVSGDVSVAKIWASDGVRRVVQTAQHLHGGFGADTDYPLHRYHAWAKQLELSLGPAAAHEEALGDLLAAHPLG; encoded by the coding sequence GTGGACTTCACCTTCACCGAGGAGCAGCAGGCGGCCGTCGAGGCGGCGAAGGCGGTCTTCTCAGGGGTCGTGCCCGACGCAGTGCCGAGCCCCGCGCTGACTCAGGGCGTGGTGGCCGAGGAGTTCGACCGCCCGCTGTGGGCCAAGCTCGCCGAGTCGGACCTGCTGAGCCTGGTCATCGACCCCCAGTACGGCGGGGCGGGCCTCGACCCGATCGCCCTCTGCCTGGTGCTGCGCGAGTCCGCGAAGGTGCTGGCCCGGGTGCCGCTGCTGGAGAGCAGTGCGGTGGCGATGGCCGTACAACGGTACGGGGACGCCGAGTTGGCCCGGGAGCTGCTTCCCGCCGCAGGGAGGGGCGAGCTCGTGTTCACCGTCGCGGCCAACGGCCGCACCGGCCACGACCCCGCCGAACTCGCGGTCACGGCACGGCCGGAGAGCGCCGACGGCGGCAGCTGGGTGCTCGACGGGGTGCAGACCGGGGTGCCATGGGCGCAGAACGCGGACCTTATCGCCGTGCCCGCGCACACCGGTGAGGGCCGCGCCGTACTCGCGCTGATCCCCCGCGTCCACGACGGGATCACGCTCGCCGAGCAGATCTCCACCAGCGGAGAGCGCTTCGCCGAGGTCCGCCTCGATTCCGTACGTATCGAAGCGCGCGCGGTCATCACGGCCGAGGGGGCCTGGGAGTGGCTGCGCGAACTGCTGACCACCGGCACCTGTGCGCTCGCGCTCGGCCTCGGTACAGGCGTACTCGCGATGACCAGCGAATACACCGGGAAACGCGAACAGTTCGGGTTCCCCATCGCCACCTTCCAGGCGGTCGCCGTGCAGGCGGCCGACCGCTACATCGACCTGCGCGCGATGGAGGCCACCCTGTGGCAGGCCGCTTGGCGCATCAGCACCGGCGCCGGGGGAGCGCTGCCCGTCTCCGGTGACGTATCGGTGGCGAAGATCTGGGCCTCCGACGGCGTACGCAGAGTCGTACAGACCGCCCAGCATCTGCACGGCGGCTTCGGCGCCGACACCGACTATCCCCTGCACCGCTACCACGCCTGGGCCAAGCAACTGGAACTGTCGCTCGGCCCGGCCGCGGCCCACGAGGAAGCCCTCGGCGACCTGCTGGCCGCACACCCGCTCGGGTAG